In the Mycoplasmoides gallisepticum genome, one interval contains:
- the gpmI gene encoding 2,3-bisphosphoglycerate-independent phosphoglycerate mutase has product MKKALLMILDGYGISSTTHGNAVKNAKTPHLDNLMNNNPTIMLQASGEAVGLPKNQIGNSEVGHLNIGAGRIIYTGLSLINKEIENKKFFTNQALLNAIDHAKKNNSKLHILGLVSNGGVHSHINHIYAIMQLANQHNVPAILHIFGDGRDVPPTQLLADLDQLIKKAETTKTKIGTISGRFYAMDRDQRWDRIDLAYNNLLSNTGKSFADLKTYVKDSYQQNITDEFIVPAYNNNYKSDEITIQDNDSVVFANFRPDRARQLSHYVFGSNYYDHHPQLRRKNLYFVIMMQYEGINPSAICYPPKIEKNTLGEVLKNANKKQLRIAETEKYAHVTFFFDGGVEVEYQNEDKVLVPSRKDVKTYDLAPEMSAAAIVDQLLKVYTKYDLTVLNFANPDMVGHTGNYEATLKGLEALDHEIGRLLADAKKNNITVFFTADHGNAEEMIDENNQKVTKHTTNVVPFSITDPNVKFTKKEGILANVAPTILKYLEIQIPEEMDQEPLI; this is encoded by the coding sequence ATGAAAAAAGCACTATTAATGATTCTTGATGGCTATGGAATCAGTTCAACTACTCACGGTAATGCCGTAAAAAATGCCAAAACACCTCATTTAGATAACTTAATGAACAACAATCCCACAATTATGCTTCAAGCTAGTGGTGAAGCTGTGGGTTTACCTAAAAATCAGATTGGTAACTCTGAGGTTGGTCACTTAAATATCGGAGCAGGCCGAATTATTTATACGGGTCTATCTTTAATTAATAAAGAGATCGAAAACAAGAAGTTTTTTACTAACCAAGCATTACTAAATGCGATTGATCATGCCAAGAAAAATAATAGTAAACTACATATCTTGGGATTGGTCTCTAATGGTGGCGTGCACTCACACATTAACCATATCTACGCGATCATGCAGTTGGCTAATCAACATAATGTACCTGCAATCTTACATATCTTTGGTGATGGTAGAGACGTACCACCAACCCAATTATTAGCTGATTTAGATCAACTAATTAAAAAAGCAGAAACAACTAAAACTAAGATCGGTACGATCTCTGGTCGGTTCTATGCGATGGATCGTGACCAAAGATGGGATCGAATTGATTTAGCTTACAACAACCTTTTATCAAATACAGGTAAGAGTTTTGCTGATCTGAAAACTTATGTAAAAGATTCGTATCAACAAAATATTACAGACGAATTCATTGTTCCCGCTTACAATAATAATTACAAGAGTGATGAGATCACTATTCAAGATAATGATAGTGTTGTTTTTGCTAATTTCAGACCAGATCGAGCACGTCAATTAAGTCATTATGTCTTTGGTTCGAATTATTATGATCATCATCCACAATTAAGAAGAAAAAACCTTTACTTCGTAATTATGATGCAATACGAAGGAATTAATCCTTCAGCGATCTGTTATCCCCCAAAGATTGAAAAGAACACTTTAGGTGAAGTGTTAAAGAATGCTAATAAGAAGCAATTAAGAATTGCTGAAACTGAAAAATACGCACACGTTACCTTCTTTTTTGATGGTGGTGTTGAAGTTGAGTATCAAAACGAAGATAAAGTTTTAGTTCCTTCAAGAAAAGATGTTAAGACTTATGACTTAGCACCTGAAATGTCGGCTGCAGCGATTGTTGATCAGTTACTAAAAGTTTATACAAAATACGATCTAACCGTGTTAAATTTTGCTAACCCTGATATGGTTGGTCATACTGGTAATTATGAAGCAACCCTAAAAGGACTTGAAGCACTAGACCACGAGATTGGAAGATTATTAGCTGATGCTAAGAAGAATAATATTACCGTCTTCTTTACGGCTGATCATGGTAATGCCGAAGAGATGATCGATGAAAATAACCAAAAGGTAACCAAGCACACAACGAACGTTGTGCCTTTTAGTATCACCGATCCAAACGTTAAATTTACTAAAAAAGAAGGGATTTTAGCTAACGTTGCCCCAACGATCCTAAAATACCTAGAGATTCAAATTCCTGAAGAGATGGATCAAGAACCACTAATTTAA
- the tpiA gene encoding triose-phosphate isomerase, which yields MNSMKRYIFGNWKTYKTTQEVKEFFSVLNQTKLTKNPDVVFGVAPVFVHLGLANQLERNECLVLAQDANYVMNKANTGTVSYEQLKDIGVNYVIIGHSERRKLFHESDELINQKVKTLLENKMRPILCIGETLEEYEANKTKAVLKDQLEKDLKEIDSSLLKDLIIAYEPVWAIGTGKTASSQTAQDAIAYIRTVLGLLSSKTIANELPILYGGSVTPDNVSELLAQKDINGALVGGASLDPHKFIQLIEAK from the coding sequence ATGAACAGTATGAAAAGATACATCTTTGGAAATTGAAAAACATATAAAACTACTCAAGAAGTTAAAGAGTTTTTTAGTGTTTTAAATCAAACTAAGTTAACCAAAAACCCAGACGTGGTTTTTGGTGTTGCACCAGTATTCGTACATTTGGGTTTGGCTAATCAATTAGAAAGAAACGAATGTTTAGTTTTAGCTCAAGATGCTAATTATGTAATGAATAAAGCTAACACGGGAACCGTTAGTTATGAACAATTAAAAGATATTGGTGTTAATTACGTAATAATTGGTCACTCTGAACGAAGAAAATTATTTCATGAATCTGATGAACTAATTAATCAGAAAGTAAAAACGCTATTAGAAAATAAGATGAGACCAATTTTATGTATTGGTGAAACGTTAGAAGAATACGAAGCTAACAAGACCAAAGCTGTACTTAAAGATCAGTTAGAAAAAGATCTTAAAGAAATTGATAGTTCTTTATTAAAAGATCTAATTATTGCTTATGAACCAGTTTGGGCGATCGGAACAGGTAAGACTGCTTCAAGTCAAACTGCGCAAGATGCAATCGCTTATATTCGAACTGTTCTAGGTTTATTATCATCAAAAACGATCGCAAATGAGTTACCAATTTTATATGGTGGATCAGTTACTCCTGATAATGTTTCAGAACTGTTAGCACAAAAAGACATTAATGGAGCACTAGTGGGTGGAGCTTCATTAGACCCACACAAATTTATCCAACTTATTGAAGCTAAATAA
- a CDS encoding phospho-sugar mutase, which yields MNNTVKYWLVHPKVSKDLKAQIKAMSEQELAYAFNEKPLGFGTAGIRQKMGPGYRYLNDFTYAQMAFGYGRFLIDKFGFSPRCVIAHDNRKNGVHFAKIITDVLTSMGIEVYLFDNNKISSTPILSYAIPRYNADGGINVTASHNRKTDNGFKTYNEKGAQLLNQDAQKIIDFMPKSCEILNLEYQPNDRLVKFIPDEIYDRYFADIYRDLYTTDHKEVKDFKVIFTGQHGAASYWLPEMLRRFNYNVIPVKEQCKYDENFTYTKSPNPEARESWDLALKYAQHYGADIMLATDPDADRLAVAVKHNNEFRYFNGNEMGIIFAYYILKYKQLTKRPYIVSSYVSTNLIDRIIAKYNGVVYRVGTGFKWIGNKAIDHKDQEDFILGFEEAIGALPTTIGSDKDSFQTAALALEIYNECLKRKITMVDFLEREIYPQFGFIHNDTITTLINDLDWKKKANDWMERLKRYDQPYINDRKIVSIKWNQAGDCLDWILEDDSWIRFRLSGTEPKFKFYYNLYGNSLKQLKEEANQITKTLKRYISLIK from the coding sequence ATGAATAATACCGTTAAATATTGATTAGTTCACCCAAAGGTAAGCAAGGACTTAAAAGCTCAGATAAAAGCAATGTCAGAACAAGAGTTAGCATATGCTTTTAATGAAAAACCATTAGGATTTGGCACAGCTGGTATTCGCCAAAAAATGGGTCCTGGTTACCGATATTTAAATGACTTTACGTATGCCCAGATGGCATTTGGTTATGGTCGTTTTTTAATTGATAAATTTGGTTTTTCACCAAGATGTGTGATTGCGCACGATAACCGTAAGAACGGTGTTCACTTTGCAAAGATTATTACGGATGTTTTAACTTCAATGGGGATTGAGGTTTACTTATTTGATAATAATAAGATTAGTTCAACACCAATCTTATCTTATGCAATCCCAAGATATAATGCTGATGGGGGGATTAATGTAACTGCATCTCATAATCGTAAAACTGATAATGGGTTTAAGACCTACAATGAAAAAGGGGCACAACTATTAAATCAAGATGCGCAAAAGATCATTGATTTCATGCCTAAGAGTTGTGAGATCTTAAATCTAGAATATCAACCAAACGATCGTTTGGTTAAGTTTATTCCTGATGAGATCTATGATCGTTATTTTGCTGATATTTATCGCGATCTATATACAACCGATCATAAAGAAGTTAAGGATTTTAAAGTTATCTTTACTGGTCAACATGGAGCTGCATCATATTGATTACCAGAGATGTTAAGAAGATTTAACTACAATGTGATTCCAGTTAAAGAACAATGTAAGTATGATGAGAACTTTACTTACACAAAATCACCTAATCCAGAAGCTAGAGAATCTTGGGATCTAGCCCTAAAATATGCCCAACACTATGGGGCTGATATTATGTTAGCTACTGATCCCGATGCTGATCGATTAGCAGTGGCTGTAAAACATAATAATGAGTTTAGATACTTTAATGGTAATGAGATGGGGATCATCTTTGCTTATTACATCTTAAAGTATAAGCAGTTAACTAAACGTCCATATATCGTTTCATCATACGTATCAACAAATTTGATTGATCGAATTATTGCTAAATACAACGGTGTTGTTTATCGGGTTGGAACTGGTTTTAAATGAATTGGGAATAAAGCGATTGATCACAAAGATCAAGAAGATTTCATCTTAGGGTTTGAAGAAGCAATCGGTGCTTTACCAACAACGATTGGTTCTGATAAGGATTCATTTCAAACAGCAGCACTAGCACTTGAGATCTATAACGAGTGTTTAAAAAGAAAGATCACGATGGTTGATTTCTTAGAACGAGAGATCTACCCACAATTTGGTTTTATCCACAACGATACGATCACCACACTAATCAACGATCTTGATTGGAAGAAGAAAGCCAACGATTGGATGGAACGCTTAAAAAGATACGACCAACCTTATATTAATGATCGTAAGATCGTTAGTATCAAATGAAACCAAGCTGGGGATTGTTTAGACTGGATTTTAGAAGATGATTCTTGGATTAGATTCAGACTGTCAGGGACAGAGCCGAAATTTAAATTTTATTATAATTTATATGGTAATTCGCTAAAGCAATTAAAAGAAGAAGCTAATCAGATTACAAAAACGCTAAAGCGATACATCAGTTTAATTAAATAA
- the cdd gene encoding cytidine deaminase: MKHNELLRLLDKAYCVYSNFHVACILVDDQNKEYQGVNVEFASYPITLCAERNAIGTMITSSNSDHLPVIKQIHLMSDSNDSNASPCGMCRQALWEFSDDSTLITIYYKNQTKKTYQFKQLLPLGFNHKAMTAK; this comes from the coding sequence ATGAAACATAACGAATTATTGCGACTATTAGATAAAGCTTATTGTGTTTATTCGAACTTTCATGTTGCTTGTATCTTAGTTGATGATCAGAACAAAGAATATCAAGGCGTTAATGTTGAATTCGCGTCATACCCAATTACTTTATGTGCTGAAAGAAATGCGATTGGAACGATGATTACTAGTAGCAATTCTGATCATCTACCTGTGATCAAGCAGATCCACTTGATGAGCGATTCAAATGATAGTAATGCCTCACCGTGTGGCATGTGTCGTCAAGCATTATGAGAGTTTAGTGATGACAGCACTTTAATAACGATCTATTATAAAAATCAAACAAAAAAGACCTATCAATTTAAACAACTATTACCATTAGGTTTTAATCACAAAGCAATGACTGCTAAATAA
- a CDS encoding thymidine phosphorylase produces MNIIDIIEKKKTKQILTKEEIGFFIDGCVKKTIPDYQISALLMAIWFNGLNDDELFYLTDFMIKSGKTLNFESDQKKLIDKHSTGGVGDKVSIALAPILACFNFKVAKMSGRGLAHTGGTIDKLEAIGVDCFISLDQAKQILKTNDMFIIAQTNDLVLADKILYALRDVTATTDCLDLIASSIISKKFAINSDYIFIDIKYGLGAFCKTIDEANELKKRMLNLAKKFNRHLKCELNDMNEVLGNSIGNAIEIKEAIAYLKNQLSQNNSFKILMDNLVAEILVETKQFTTKKEALISLDQLLKTTKPFDKFISWIKSQIGNWQEIINDSYFQPKYEYQLKAKKAGKISYSSPVDLAMVSVGLGSGRMIKDQPIDFQAGIYLHKKNHDQVSLDEPIMSLYSSKPIDQVIIDKADKTIRYET; encoded by the coding sequence ATGAACATTATTGATATCATTGAGAAGAAGAAAACCAAGCAGATTTTAACTAAAGAAGAGATCGGTTTTTTCATTGATGGTTGTGTCAAAAAAACGATCCCAGATTATCAGATCAGCGCATTATTAATGGCGATCTGATTTAATGGCTTAAACGATGATGAGTTGTTTTATTTAACTGATTTCATGATCAAATCAGGTAAAACATTAAACTTTGAATCAGATCAAAAAAAGTTAATTGATAAACATTCGACCGGAGGTGTGGGTGATAAGGTATCAATCGCATTAGCACCAATCTTAGCTTGCTTTAATTTCAAAGTAGCTAAGATGTCAGGAAGAGGGTTAGCTCACACTGGTGGAACGATTGATAAACTTGAAGCGATCGGTGTCGATTGTTTTATTAGTCTTGATCAAGCCAAACAGATTCTTAAGACCAATGATATGTTTATTATTGCTCAAACTAATGATTTAGTTTTGGCGGACAAGATCTTATACGCATTAAGAGATGTTACTGCAACAACTGATTGTTTAGATTTAATTGCTTCATCAATTATTTCCAAGAAATTTGCGATTAATTCAGATTACATCTTTATTGATATTAAGTATGGTCTAGGAGCGTTTTGTAAAACGATTGATGAAGCTAATGAACTAAAAAAACGGATGTTAAATCTAGCTAAAAAGTTCAATCGTCATTTAAAGTGCGAACTCAATGATATGAATGAAGTATTAGGTAACAGTATTGGTAATGCGATCGAAATTAAAGAAGCAATAGCTTACTTAAAAAATCAGTTATCTCAAAATAATTCATTTAAAATTTTAATGGATAATCTGGTCGCTGAAATTTTAGTTGAAACCAAGCAGTTTACTACTAAAAAAGAAGCTTTAATTAGCTTAGATCAACTACTAAAAACAACAAAACCATTTGATAAGTTTATTAGTTGGATAAAATCCCAAATTGGGAACTGACAAGAGATTATTAATGACTCATATTTTCAGCCAAAATACGAGTATCAACTTAAAGCTAAAAAAGCCGGCAAGATCAGTTACAGTTCACCAGTGGATCTAGCAATGGTTTCAGTAGGTTTAGGCTCAGGCAGAATGATTAAAGATCAACCAATTGATTTCCAAGCAGGGATCTACTTACATAAAAAAAATCATGATCAAGTGAGCTTAGATGAACCTATCATGAGCTTATATTCATCTAAACCAATTGATCAAGTAATTATTGATAAAGCAGATAAAACAATTAGATATGAAACATAA
- the deoC gene encoding deoxyribose-phosphate aldolase, whose amino-acid sequence MSILNFNKLIDHTNLKANATYEEIERLCHEAIEYGFFSVCVNPAYIRTAKKILLKSPVKVCTVVGFPLGETFSEQKVYEAKTSIKMGADEIDMVINIPELINGCACVIDEIRQVKKVCGEKILKVIVETALLNEEQIRKATLACIDGGADFIKTSTGFSTRGASLNDIKIMQQASQNKILIKASGGISTARELIEFVKVGADRIGTSRSVKLMQELKTMDLAK is encoded by the coding sequence ATGAGCATTCTAAATTTCAACAAACTAATTGACCACACTAACTTAAAAGCTAATGCTACATACGAAGAGATCGAAAGATTATGTCATGAAGCAATTGAGTATGGCTTTTTTAGTGTTTGTGTTAATCCAGCTTACATTAGAACAGCAAAAAAAATCTTATTAAAATCCCCCGTAAAAGTTTGCACTGTGGTGGGTTTTCCTTTAGGTGAAACTTTTAGTGAACAAAAAGTTTATGAAGCCAAAACCTCAATTAAAATGGGTGCTGACGAGATTGATATGGTAATCAATATCCCAGAACTAATTAATGGTTGTGCTTGTGTAATTGATGAGATCAGACAAGTTAAAAAAGTTTGTGGTGAAAAGATCTTAAAAGTGATCGTAGAAACGGCATTACTAAATGAAGAACAGATTAGAAAAGCTACCTTAGCATGTATTGATGGTGGTGCTGATTTTATTAAAACTTCAACGGGGTTTTCAACTCGTGGTGCTAGTTTAAATGATATTAAGATTATGCAACAAGCCAGTCAAAATAAGATCTTAATTAAGGCTAGTGGGGGGATCTCAACAGCTAGAGAATTAATCGAATTTGTTAAAGTTGGTGCTGATCGGATTGGGACTTCTCGTTCAGTTAAATTAATGCAAGAATTAAAAACGATGGATTTAGCTAAATAA
- the deoD gene encoding purine-nucleoside phosphorylase, with product MTPHIKAKKEEIAKTVIMPGDPLRAKWIAETFLEDYKLVNEVRNMFAYTGKYKNKLVTVMGHGMGNPSIGIYTHELYNFYDVENIIRVGSCGALVKDVNLGDVILESKAYSESPYAMLIGVDVVDKTNYPSAKLLELSRKTADELKIKYHEGLVICEDAFYQTLYTPKQANEKWNAIAVEMEGFALNANAQKAKKHAMTILTVSDSLVTHESMSPEKRQTTFKNMMELALNVANKL from the coding sequence ATGACTCCACATATTAAAGCAAAAAAAGAAGAGATCGCTAAAACAGTAATTATGCCTGGTGATCCATTACGAGCAAAATGGATTGCAGAAACATTTCTAGAAGACTATAAACTAGTTAATGAAGTAAGAAATATGTTTGCTTACACAGGTAAATATAAGAACAAATTAGTAACAGTTATGGGTCACGGGATGGGTAATCCTTCAATTGGAATCTACACCCACGAGCTTTATAATTTTTATGATGTTGAAAATATTATTCGTGTTGGTTCATGTGGCGCTTTAGTTAAAGATGTTAACTTAGGTGATGTGATCTTAGAAAGCAAGGCTTATAGTGAATCACCTTATGCAATGCTAATCGGAGTTGATGTGGTGGATAAAACTAATTACCCTTCAGCTAAATTATTAGAGTTATCAAGAAAAACAGCTGATGAATTAAAGATCAAATACCATGAAGGGTTAGTGATCTGTGAAGACGCTTTTTATCAAACCTTATACACTCCCAAGCAAGCTAATGAAAAGTGAAATGCGATTGCTGTAGAGATGGAAGGTTTTGCTTTGAATGCTAATGCACAAAAAGCTAAAAAGCATGCAATGACGATCCTAACGGTCTCTGACTCATTAGTTACCCATGAATCAATGAGTCCAGAGAAACGCCAAACAACATTTAAAAATATGATGGAGTTAGCACTTAATGTGGCTAATAAACTATAA
- a CDS encoding ABC transporter permease has product MFSPTQLDQWLILAPALILGVFGGYLSERVGIVNIAINGTMTFGATFFVLFSNVFFRSMGGMLTTTYNWTFLASILLSALLSVPVGILFGVATIKLKADHVIAGTGINLLARGIGQILSDRATTLFGRPSLDNVYNRTLRPNSVSTEAIIIFVLFIVFFIILYVVMNFSKIGLRYRAVGENPNAVDSQGINVTKYQWIGIILASVVAGSGGALFGYYQSGRSFAGDVDGVGFIALAILIVSGWKLLPITIIGLVFSSLLVHSTSTTSVNQSQIFLVRTIPYALTLATMLLLGKFSIGPKNVGNHFDKGLR; this is encoded by the coding sequence ATGTTTTCACCAACCCAACTAGATCAATGATTAATTCTAGCCCCTGCACTGATCCTTGGTGTTTTTGGTGGTTATTTATCTGAACGAGTGGGAATTGTTAATATTGCCATTAATGGAACAATGACGTTTGGAGCAACGTTTTTTGTACTCTTTTCAAATGTCTTTTTCAGATCGATGGGTGGGATGTTAACAACCACGTATAACTGGACGTTTTTAGCTTCGATCTTATTATCAGCTTTATTATCTGTTCCCGTGGGAATCTTATTTGGGGTTGCCACGATTAAATTAAAAGCCGATCATGTGATAGCTGGGACTGGAATCAATCTGTTAGCCAGAGGGATTGGACAAATCTTATCAGACCGCGCTACGACTTTATTTGGTCGACCAAGTCTTGATAATGTTTATAATCGAACACTAAGACCAAATAGTGTTAGTACTGAAGCAATTATTATCTTTGTTTTATTTATTGTCTTTTTCATCATCTTATATGTCGTGATGAACTTTTCAAAGATCGGATTAAGATATCGAGCTGTTGGTGAAAACCCTAACGCTGTTGACTCACAAGGAATTAATGTTACTAAGTACCAATGAATTGGGATTATCTTAGCTAGTGTTGTGGCTGGATCTGGTGGTGCTTTATTTGGATATTACCAATCAGGTAGATCGTTTGCTGGAGATGTGGATGGAGTTGGATTCATTGCGTTAGCAATCCTGATCGTAAGTGGATGAAAACTATTACCAATTACGATCATTGGTTTGGTATTTAGTTCACTATTAGTTCATTCAACTTCAACTACAAGCGTTAACCAATCACAGATCTTTTTAGTCAGAACAATTCCATACGCACTAACATTAGCAACGATGTTATTACTTGGTAAGTTCTCAATTGGTCCTAAAAATGTCGGTAACCATTTTGATAAGGGACTAAGGTAG
- a CDS encoding ABC transporter permease subunit has protein sequence MNQFKKYPNFLIGFDRFFYRKEHKSTRRRILSIIVLILIALLVIYGILVATNVNRYAFLSLFTRGLRDQKQQQDFITNIGIFTLAGLSFGFAMQVKIFNIGISGQMLAGASFAFIITHYLAKTGFAPAVGGQLITIILSMFVAAFVSVLTGLFKIYLKINEVVSAILLNWIILLIVGTIINNHFIDSTQRLNGNFLSVKFPDQYSFYVVNGPTFFTSNTGWVWTIAVTAVSVVIVWVLLRFTVFGHKLKTTGLSSSSAEYFGYNKNLLQLSSFAISGALAGILGVVVYTGQASQAIDFSSVGRFGLSSVPIEGFNGIAISLIALNNPWGIVIVSMLFSLISVGQGPANLPTPQTLSLTLGVLMYIISIYGLMNYLKPWRWIIIKIYGDKNITEYQNLENNMAALSEKHLFKVKKLQKDLNEQLNEQYGSKLKVALMVLINPIKILFLKEYKEQINTYKNEYVQERVSIVNEFYHSCVFNSILATEKVIQDCESSKNQKLLHKLSKWNKEERRIQKLAATLEDEMKMQVNKHIKTINKKISNLNINKEAR, from the coding sequence ATGAATCAATTTAAAAAGTATCCGAATTTTTTGATCGGTTTTGATCGATTTTTTTACCGTAAAGAACATAAGTCTACCAGAAGAAGAATTTTAAGTATTATTGTTTTGATCCTAATTGCTTTATTAGTAATTTATGGGATCTTAGTGGCAACAAACGTTAACCGTTATGCGTTTTTATCTTTATTTACTAGAGGGTTACGAGATCAAAAACAACAACAAGATTTCATTACTAATATCGGGATCTTTACTTTAGCAGGGCTATCATTTGGTTTTGCTATGCAAGTAAAAATCTTTAATATTGGGATCTCAGGCCAGATGCTTGCAGGTGCTTCTTTTGCTTTTATTATTACCCATTATTTAGCGAAAACAGGTTTTGCTCCAGCAGTTGGTGGTCAGTTAATTACGATCATCTTATCGATGTTTGTGGCGGCCTTTGTTTCAGTACTAACCGGACTGTTTAAGATCTACTTAAAGATCAATGAAGTGGTGTCGGCAATCTTATTAAACTGAATTATTCTTTTAATCGTGGGAACGATTATTAACAATCACTTCATTGATAGTACACAAAGATTGAATGGTAACTTCTTATCAGTGAAATTCCCGGATCAATATTCGTTCTATGTTGTTAATGGTCCAACCTTCTTTACTAGTAACACTGGTTGAGTGTGAACGATTGCAGTTACTGCTGTTTCAGTTGTGATTGTCTGGGTTTTATTAAGATTTACCGTTTTTGGTCACAAACTAAAAACAACAGGGTTATCAAGTAGTTCAGCTGAATACTTTGGTTATAATAAAAACTTATTACAACTAAGTTCATTTGCGATCTCAGGAGCTTTAGCTGGAATCTTGGGTGTTGTTGTTTATACTGGTCAAGCTTCTCAAGCAATTGATTTTAGTTCAGTGGGAAGATTTGGTTTATCATCTGTGCCTATTGAAGGATTTAATGGAATTGCGATCTCATTAATTGCCTTAAACAACCCTTGAGGGATTGTGATCGTATCAATGTTGTTCTCACTAATCTCAGTAGGACAAGGTCCTGCTAACTTACCAACTCCACAAACATTATCTTTAACTCTAGGGGTGTTGATGTACATCATCTCAATTTATGGTTTAATGAACTACTTAAAACCATGGCGTTGAATCATCATCAAGATCTATGGCGATAAAAATATTACGGAGTATCAAAACTTAGAGAACAATATGGCTGCTTTATCTGAGAAGCACCTATTTAAAGTTAAGAAACTTCAAAAAGATTTAAACGAGCAACTTAATGAACAATACGGTAGTAAGCTTAAAGTTGCATTAATGGTTTTGATCAACCCAATTAAGATTCTTTTCTTAAAAGAATATAAAGAACAGATTAATACGTATAAAAATGAATACGTACAAGAACGAGTTAGCATCGTTAACGAGTTTTATCACAGCTGTGTCTTTAACTCAATTCTTGCTACTGAAAAAGTAATTCAAGACTGTGAGAGTTCTAAAAACCAAAAACTGTTACATAAATTAAGTAAGTGAAATAAAGAAGAAAGACGCATTCAAAAACTTGCTGCTACATTAGAAGACGAGATGAAGATGCAAGTAAATAAACACATTAAAACAATCAACAAAAAGATTAGTAATCTAAATATTAATAAGGAGGCTAGATAA